The stretch of DNA CAGGATGCGGCTGTTGGCCTTGGCCGCCCGGTCGATGGTCTGGCGCAGCTGGTTCATGCAGGCGGAGCGGCCGGTGAGAACGCTGGCGGTGGGAGCCAGTTGCTTGAGTTCCTTTACCTCGCGCTTGAGCCGCGAGGTCTCCAGCGCCCGCGTCGCCACCAGGATCAGTCGGTCGGACTTGAACGGCTTTTCGATGAAGTCATAGGCGCCGCGCTTGATCGCAGCCACCGCGGTTTCGATGTTGCCGTGGCCGGAGATCATCACCACGGGAACGTCGGCATGATCCTTCTTGATCTGCTCGAGCAATTGCAGGCCGTCGAGCTTGGAGCCCTGCAGCCAGATGTCGAGAAACACCAGATGCGGGCGGCGGTTGGCGATCTCGCCGAGCGCCGAATCGCTGTCGCGCGCCGTCCGGGTATTGAAGCCCTCGTCCTCCAGGATGCCCGCAACGAGGTCACGAATATCGGCTTCGTCGTCGACAATCAGAATGTCACTGGCCATGGGTTACACCTGTCTTGTCAGTTGCCGGTTGCGGCTTCGGTTTTTGTTTCATGATTGGTCGCGGCTGCCGCCTCATTGGTTTCGCCTGACGGCGCTTTTGTTTCGTCAATCTGCGGTTTGGCTTCCGCCTTCGGCGCATGGCCTGACACGGCGAACCGCAGCCGCATCCAGGCGCCGCGTTGCCCGGGCCGGAAATCGGAGGCATCCTTGAGTTCGATGCGGCCGCCATGGTCTTCCAGCACGCGCCCGACGATGGCGAGCCCGAGCCCGGTGCCCTTCTGGCGCGTCGTCACATAGGGCTCCAGCAGCCGCGCCCGGCTCACCTTCGGCAGACCGATACCGTTGTCGATCACGTCGATGACGATGTCGTCGTTTTCGCGCGCGGCGATCACATCGATGCGCCCCTTGCCGAGTTCTTCCGGCGGCACCTGCTCGATCGCTTCCGTCGCGTTCTTGATGATGTTGGTCAGCGCCTGCGAAATCAGCCGGCGGTCGAACTGCGCGCGCATCGGATCCTGCTTGATATCGGCCTCGATATCGAGATCGGGATGCCCGACCTTCATCAGGAATACCGCCTGCCGCACGGTGTCGGCGACGTCCTCGCCTTCCATGACCGGTTTTGGCATCCGTGCGAAGCGGGAGAATTCATCGACCATTCGCCTGATATCATCGACCTGCCGCACGATGGTGTCGGTACATTGTTCGAAGATGCCCTTGTCTTCGGTGATGACCTTGCCGAATTTACGGCGAATGCGCTCGGCCGAAAGCTGGATCGGCGTCAGCGGGTTCTTGATTTCGTGGGCGATGCGGCGCGCAACGTCGCCCCACGCCGATGTCCGCTGCGCAGAGACGAGCTCCGTGATGTCGTCGAGCGTGATGATGTAGCTGTCGCGCGACTGGCTGGTCTGCTCGGCGCTGACGCGAACCGACAGGTTGCGCTCATGGCCGTCGCGCGAGATCGTGATCTGGCCCTGCACCAGCCGCTGCGTGCCCTCGCGCGCGGTTTTCATCATGTCGTCGAGCTCTGGCAGCACGTCCGACAGCGGATGGTCCAGCGTCTCGGACTCGGCATGGCCGATAAGCTTCTCGGCCGAACGGTTCAGAATGCCGACGCTGCCGGAGGCGTCGACGCCGATGATGCCGGCACTGGCCGACGACAGCACCGCCTCGATGAATCGCCGGCGGCTGTCGATCAGGTCCGAGGCGTTCACCAGTTCATCACGCTGGGTGCGCAATTCGGCCGTCATCTTGTTGAAGGTCTCGCCGAGCTGCGCGAGGTCACCTTCAGACTTGTGCACCGGCACCTGGACATGCAGATCGCCGGTCGAAACGATATTGGCGGCGCTCATCAAATTGCGGATCGGCGACACCAGCCAGTTGGCGAAATTCAGCCCGATCAGCACCGACGCCATCAGGATGGTGAGCGCGATCACCGCAAACATCAGCGCGAAGGCGACCTGGATGCCGAGTCGGCGGGATTCGATCTGGGCATATTCGGCGACGCTGGCCTCGGTCTGCTTGAGCTGCGCGACTACGCGCGGATCGAGCAGCCGCGCCACATACAGGAAAGTATCGTTGAAGGCGTGCAGCCTGATCACCGCCGCCACGTAGTTCGCGTCGGGGAAGACCGCAATCTGCGGCTCTTCTTCATTGACGTTGCTGAGAAAGTCCTGCGGCGGCGTCGTGAACTCCTGCTTGATGCCGGTTTGCGCCGTCTCCAGGATGGTGCGATCCTTGTCGATCAGCATGGCTCCCGGCAAATTCCGGGATGTGGCGCTCATCGTCAGCAATTCGCGAAACGACCGGCGGTCCTGGTCAAACAGCGGCCTCGCACGGGCAATGTCGTTGGCCATCCCCAGGATATCGCCGCGGATCAGCTGCGCATGTTCATAGGTGTAGGCTCTGGCAACGATCAGCGAATTCTGCATCACCTCGCGCGTCGGACCCGAGAACAGCCGGTCCAGGCCACGGTCGATGGTCACGTTGGCGACGATCGCGACCAGGACCGCCGGCAGCACGGCGATGATCGAGAACAGGCTGACGATCTGGACGTGCAGCCGTGCCGCGGCCCGGCCACGCCGCCGCGCCTGAATCACCA from Bradyrhizobium sp. AZCC 1693 encodes:
- a CDS encoding sensor histidine kinase NtrY-like, with amino-acid sequence MTTAETTSAPPFDPSLAESGGGILRKWVAPFAVAIALLSAFLTFMVLSGLTPIEPTRQVVYSFLLINAATILLLVGIIVREVWLVIQARRRGRAAARLHVQIVSLFSIIAVLPAVLVAIVANVTIDRGLDRLFSGPTREVMQNSLIVARAYTYEHAQLIRGDILGMANDIARARPLFDQDRRSFRELLTMSATSRNLPGAMLIDKDRTILETAQTGIKQEFTTPPQDFLSNVNEEEPQIAVFPDANYVAAVIRLHAFNDTFLYVARLLDPRVVAQLKQTEASVAEYAQIESRRLGIQVAFALMFAVIALTILMASVLIGLNFANWLVSPIRNLMSAANIVSTGDLHVQVPVHKSEGDLAQLGETFNKMTAELRTQRDELVNASDLIDSRRRFIEAVLSSASAGIIGVDASGSVGILNRSAEKLIGHAESETLDHPLSDVLPELDDMMKTAREGTQRLVQGQITISRDGHERNLSVRVSAEQTSQSRDSYIITLDDITELVSAQRTSAWGDVARRIAHEIKNPLTPIQLSAERIRRKFGKVITEDKGIFEQCTDTIVRQVDDIRRMVDEFSRFARMPKPVMEGEDVADTVRQAVFLMKVGHPDLDIEADIKQDPMRAQFDRRLISQALTNIIKNATEAIEQVPPEELGKGRIDVIAARENDDIVIDVIDNGIGLPKVSRARLLEPYVTTRQKGTGLGLAIVGRVLEDHGGRIELKDASDFRPGQRGAWMRLRFAVSGHAPKAEAKPQIDETKAPSGETNEAAAATNHETKTEAATGN